The Salvia splendens isolate huo1 chromosome 20, SspV2, whole genome shotgun sequence nucleotide sequence TCAACTTAGAAGGGAATTGGTAAGATTGAGGAAGCGAACGAAGTTGGCCTTCTGCAGCTGCTTTAGGACCTACGTAGTTTACTAGTTTCAGCTTTTcaagattttttattttccccaaACTATCAAAGGATCCAATCTTTCCTTCCAGAAACAAGGCTAGTCGCCCACGAATGCCCAGTTTCTTCAAATTGCAAGCACATTCAATAAGTTCGGTCGTGCAGCTCTCAACTGAAATTGTTCCCAGTGTTTGAAGCTCCACGCCATATTTGCTATCTTTACTTGGCTTGGGCAAGATAGCAGATGCATTTGTCTTAAAATGTCTCAACTGCGTCAACTTCCATATATCCACCTTGACCTCAAGAGTATGAGATGTCGTGTCGATTATGAGAGTTTGTGTGTTCCAAAGGTGGCTGAACTTCGATGCAAGAGTCGACGAATCCAAAGACAACGAAATGTACCTTGCATGAACCAACTGGTACATCTCATTGCTAATTTTGGCGAGTCTCATGGGTTTCGCTTCTAAAACTCTAAGCAATTTGAAAGCCACGAGGAAGTATGGAATGTTTTCCGAGGGCAAGCTACATTCCTCATTCGAAAAACAGATAAAAGAGCGAACACGATGACCTGAAGGTTTTGAAGAGATAAATTTCAAACCATTGGAATGAATAGAAAGACGACGATACTTATCTAAGTCCGAACCTCCATTGCCAGACTCGATTTCCTGGAAAAAGTTCTCATTCTCATTTCCAGCttcgcctttgcagaagttgcGCAAGGCATCATGAATACGACACGTTTTAACCTTACCATTCGGTTTAAACTTCTTAACTGTGACTAAGTTTCTACTGACAAGTTCCTCCAAATACATCTCTCCACATTCCTCTAGACTGCAGTCATTGTTTTGCTGTATAAATCCTTCTGCAATCCACATGCGGATCAATTTTGTTGCGGGAATCTCATAGTCTTCGGGAAACACGCCAAGATAGAGAAAGCATGCGCGCAAGTGGTAAGGCAATCTATCATAACTCAAGAATATAAATTTCTTTATTCGATCTGCAGGGTCGTTTTTTGTGAGATACGTGTTTATGCTTTCCCATTCTTTTTTCGTTGCATCCATATCCGAGGCTGAAAGTTTCGTTGCAAGGATGCCCCCTATGACTACTATTGCAAGCGGAAGTCCTCCACAGTTTCTTGCGATCCATCTCCCAACATCTTCCAAGTCAGAAGGGCAATCTTGGTTGCAGAGTGCCTCCACTCGAAGCAACTGCCAACTCTCTTCTTCAGTAAAGAAACGCAACTCCTTGCGAGACTCTTGGCGACTAACATGTGTGACAACAGCCTTGTTACGACTAGTGATCAAGATTTTACCCTTGGTATTGTTCGGAGGCAGAGCAGTGCTGAGTCTGTCCCAATCATCTTGACTCCGGACATCATTCAACACGATTAGAAAACTTGCTATCTCGAGATAGGAAGCAACTATTTGGGCTAGCTCCTTGTCGTCTTTTCGACATAGGTCCTCGTTTATAGCGGTGAACTCTTTAAGAGTGGCTAGAAAGATGTCCTTGTTGGAGAGACTATAGGAGATAGGAAGCCATATGCGGACAGGGAATTTGTAGATGATTTCAGGATTATTGAATACTTGCCAAGCCAATGTAGTCTTGCCCAACCCAAACATGCCAACCAAAGAAACTACATCAAAATAGTTGGTTTCTTTAGTGAGATGTCCAACTACCTCTTCTGCCACATCTGTGAAACCCACCACGCCTTTCTGTCTTGGCGGTCGAACCACCTATTTCACACATCAATGCACATAGATAATGTTGAATGGAAGAAGTTGCAAAAATTAGTGCATTCTACTAGTTAACTTGTAATTCAAAAGATCGAGTAGTCTAAATGTTTTATGACAAATATCTCAAGTGCCAAGATGTATTAGTAAGTTAAAACTTTGGCTTTTCATGGAGTGGCTCAAAATATTTTCTCTATCATTATAACTAAAATAATGCTTCTTTTCATGACCATCACAAAATCATATAAAAAGCAATATATATTGTTCATATTGTTTCCTACTTCCacgataaaaaatttaattgatcAACTTCCATGTGTATATATAGTTGACTAATACATAAAACATAGGTACTATTATAATCTTGAATGCAGTGATGCTAACTCATCCTTTAATTGCTAACTAGAACTAATTTAAGATTATAAGATTTTAGAGATCTAATGGTTTATAAATTATcatgtgtaattttatttttcattttttagtattaaaaaaataatgctAACAACTATCAATTTAGGATTTAAAAACACAACatcaatatattatattaaaaatatcaacacgatgTCATGataatgtcaatacaatttcatatttaCATTGTATCAGCATTGTATTGACTACTCCCtacgtcccaataaatatgaaacatttgttttttGGCACGCAAATTAACAATTTAAGAGTGGAATAATAACTGACggcaaattatatttaatattgat carries:
- the LOC121781604 gene encoding putative late blight resistance protein homolog R1B-16 — protein: MADAAVEFLLNNLKDLLLNHSHLLTDSKQQIEDLQTDLRLFKTFLRGGRRDRRLCHSCHGQEANDFVAAQILEAFCHSRGHWQEGGGGEGQALNNYAKLEVVRPPRQKGVVGFTDVAEEVVGHLTKETNYFDVVSLVGMFGLGKTTLAWQVFNNPEIIYKFPVRIWLPISYSLSNKDIFLATLKEFTAINEDLCRKDDKELAQIVASYLEIASFLIVLNDVRSQDDWDRLSTALPPNNTKGKILITSRNKAVVTHVSRQESRKELRFFTEEESWQLLRVEALCNQDCPSDLEDVGRWIARNCGGLPLAIVVIGGILATKLSASDMDATKKEWESINTYLTKNDPADRIKKFIFLSYDRLPYHLRACFLYLGVFPEDYEIPATKLIRMWIAEGFIQQNNDCSLEECGEMYLEELVSRNLVTVKKFKPNGKVKTCRIHDALRNFCKGEAGNENENFFQEIESGNGGSDLDKYRRLSIHSNGLKFISSKPSGHRVRSFICFSNEECSLPSENIPYFLVAFKLLRVLEAKPMRLAKISNEMYQLVHARYISLSLDSSTLASKFSHLWNTQTLIIDTTSHTLEVKVDIWKLTQLRHFKTNASAILPKPSKDSKYGVELQTLGTISVESCTTELIECACNLKKLGIRGRLALFLEGKIGSFDSLGKIKNLEKLKLVNYVGPKAAAEGQLRSLPQSYQFPSKLRSLTLVATYLSWNIMSTLSMLDNLEVLKLKDKAFMGNTWKADDGGFRRLEFLHVEETDLTVWKASSHHFPKLRGLVLKKCEKLLGIPIGLAELTSLQMVELFYCKPAAASAKRIQEAKKATTQPQGYAFNLSIFPPTD